The Staphylococcus sp. KG4-3 genome has a window encoding:
- the nhaC gene encoding Na+/H+ antiporter NhaC: MKRQPTFLESISTILVMIVIVITGFVVFEIPIQALLILSSAYAALIARRVGLKWQDLEEGITYRLATAMPAIFIILSVGIIVGTWMFSGTVPALIYYGLELLNPNLFLVSAFIICAITSVATGTAWGSASTAGIALIAIATQLHIPAGMAAGAIIAGAVFGDKMSPLSDTTNLAALVTKVNIFSHIRAMVWTTVPASIIGLIVWYIAGSQFGGNTNTSNVNALLNELSQIYNINIFVWLPLIIIIICLLIKISTVPAMLISSLSAIIVGVFNNGFNMVDGFKATFDGFNKGMVSSSNGELTDRAIGLIEQGGIMSMTEIVVTIFCGYAFAGIVEKAGCLDVILNKISKNINSVGQLILATVLGGIMMVLAAGVASVVIIMVGVLLLEMYNKMGLDRTNLSRTLEDSGTMIIPLIPWGTSGIYYTQQLGVTVNQFFIWTVPCYLCIVFALFYGFSGIGIKKIKTTE, from the coding sequence ATGAAAAGACAACCAACATTTTTAGAGTCAATCTCAACCATATTAGTAATGATTGTAATCGTAATTACAGGTTTCGTTGTTTTTGAAATTCCGATACAAGCATTGTTGATTCTATCTTCTGCATATGCAGCTTTGATAGCAAGACGTGTAGGTTTAAAATGGCAAGACTTAGAGGAAGGTATAACGTATCGTTTAGCAACAGCGATGCCTGCAATTTTCATTATTTTATCAGTAGGTATTATCGTTGGAACATGGATGTTTTCAGGAACAGTACCTGCATTAATTTACTATGGATTAGAATTGTTAAATCCTAATTTATTTTTAGTATCAGCATTTATTATTTGTGCTATTACATCTGTAGCAACTGGTACAGCATGGGGATCAGCATCTACAGCAGGTATTGCATTAATAGCTATTGCTACACAATTACATATTCCAGCTGGTATGGCTGCAGGTGCAATTATTGCAGGAGCAGTATTTGGAGATAAAATGTCACCGTTGTCTGATACAACTAATTTAGCTGCATTAGTTACAAAAGTGAATATATTTTCACATATCCGAGCAATGGTGTGGACGACAGTTCCTGCTTCGATTATAGGACTTATAGTTTGGTATATTGCTGGAAGTCAATTTGGTGGCAATACGAATACATCAAATGTTAATGCATTACTTAATGAACTATCACAAATTTATAACATTAATATTTTCGTTTGGTTGCCATTAATCATTATTATCATATGTTTATTGATAAAAATATCAACAGTACCAGCAATGCTTATTTCGAGTTTAAGTGCCATTATTGTTGGTGTGTTCAATAATGGGTTTAACATGGTTGACGGATTCAAAGCAACATTTGATGGATTCAATAAAGGAATGGTTTCATCAAGTAACGGAGAATTAACTGATAGAGCGATTGGCTTAATTGAACAGGGCGGTATAATGAGCATGACTGAAATTGTCGTTACTATTTTTTGTGGTTATGCTTTTGCTGGTATTGTTGAAAAAGCCGGTTGTTTAGATGTAATACTTAATAAAATTTCTAAAAACATCAATTCTGTTGGTCAGTTAATACTAGCTACAGTACTTGGCGGAATTATGATGGTTCTTGCAGCAGGAGTGGCTTCTGTTGTAATTATTATGGTAGGTGTATTGTTGTTGGAAATGTATAATAAAATGGGATTAGATCGTACTAATTTATCTAGAACACTTGAAGATTCTGGTACTATGATTATTCCATTAATTCCATGGGGAACGTCAGGCATTTATTATACTCAACAGTTAGGAGTGACTGTAAATCAATTCTTTATATGGACAGTTCCATGTTATTTATGTATAGTTTTTGCACTATTTTATGGTTTTAGCGGTATTGGTATTAAAAAAATAAAAACTACAGAATGA
- a CDS encoding CHAP domain-containing protein produces MKKLVTATTLTAGIGAAIVGLDHGSEADAAEQTQQTNETTQSNHSSANLYTAGQCTWYVFDKVGGGIGSTWGNANNWASAASSAGYAVDNNPEAGSILQSGSGPMGHVAYVESVGSDGSVTVSEMNYNGGPYSVSERTISAGEASSYNYIHVN; encoded by the coding sequence ATGAAAAAATTAGTTACAGCTACAACATTAACAGCAGGTATTGGCGCAGCAATCGTAGGATTAGATCACGGAAGCGAAGCTGATGCAGCTGAACAAACACAACAAACAAATGAAACTACACAATCAAATCATTCAAGCGCTAACTTATATACAGCAGGACAATGTACTTGGTATGTATTCGACAAAGTAGGTGGAGGTATTGGTTCTACTTGGGGAAATGCGAATAACTGGGCTTCTGCTGCTTCTTCTGCAGGTTATGCAGTAGATAACAATCCAGAAGCTGGTTCAATCTTACAATCAGGTTCAGGTCCAATGGGTCACGTGGCTTACGTTGAAAGCGTTGGTAGTGACGGCTCTGTTACAGTATCAGAAATGAACTATAATGGTGGACCTTATTCAGTAAGCGAACGTACAATTTCAGCTGGTGAAGCAAGCTCTTATAACTATATCCACGTAAACTAA
- a CDS encoding CHAP domain-containing protein: MKKIATATIATAGIATFGLAQHEADAAENNNGGYNPNDPTSYSYSYTIDQQGNYNYTWQGNWNPSQADQGHSNSGYSYNNYNNNSSYATSNTNSTQSYTANNQGTGGSGAVSHSTSSSNVKVSTTSAPSSSSNSISSTSGSSNNLYTAGQCTYYVYDKVGGKIGSTWGNANNWASAAAASGYTVNNNPSQGSILQSSTGAMGHVAYVENVNSDGSINVSEMNYGQGAGVVTSRTISASEASGYNYIH, encoded by the coding sequence ATGAAAAAAATCGCTACAGCTACAATCGCTACTGCAGGAATCGCTACTTTTGGTTTAGCTCAACACGAAGCAGACGCAGCAGAAAACAATAACGGTGGGTATAATCCAAATGACCCTACTTCATATAGCTATTCTTATACAATAGATCAACAAGGTAACTACAACTACACTTGGCAAGGTAACTGGAACCCAAGTCAAGCAGACCAAGGTCACTCAAACAGTGGTTATAGCTACAATAACTACAATAACAATAGTTCATATGCTACAAGCAACACGAACTCAACTCAATCATATACAGCAAACAACCAAGGTACTGGTGGAAGTGGCGCAGTTTCACACTCAACTTCAAGCAGCAATGTTAAAGTTAGTACAACTAGTGCACCATCAAGTTCTTCAAACTCAATTTCAAGTACTTCAGGTTCTTCAAACAACCTATATACTGCTGGACAATGTACATACTATGTATACGATAAAGTTGGCGGTAAAATCGGTTCTACTTGGGGTAATGCTAATAACTGGGCTAGCGCAGCAGCAGCTTCAGGTTATACAGTAAACAACAACCCTTCACAAGGTTCAATCTTACAATCTTCAACAGGTGCTATGGGACATGTTGCATACGTTGAAAATGTTAACAGCGACGGTTCAATCAACGTTTCTGAAATGAACTACGGCCAAGGCGCTGGTGTTGTAACTTCACGTACTATCTCTGCAAGCGAAGCTTCAGGTTATAATTATATTCACTAA
- a CDS encoding N-acetylglucosaminidase has protein sequence MNENLKRKLPLILVGLIVLIFVVLLVINETDLFDNRKTHTFDEAVDKQVGAGTLNMTEKDGQFVVASKNDVKQAMNVNNEKDNLNHMDISEKVPMSEKELNNILKDKGILKNKGKAFLKAQDKYEVNVLYLVSHALVETGNGQSDLAKGIKDDGEHYYNFYGIGAFDEDAVHTGSSFAKKQKWTSPEKAIMGGAKFVRNNYFENKQLSLYQMRWNPESPGEHQYASDIEWDENIATFMQRYYDDLGIKKDHVKKDYYL, from the coding sequence ATGAATGAAAATCTAAAGCGTAAATTACCATTGATTTTGGTGGGGCTAATTGTATTAATATTTGTTGTTTTATTGGTTATTAATGAAACAGATTTATTTGATAATCGCAAGACCCACACTTTTGATGAAGCGGTTGATAAGCAAGTTGGAGCAGGTACATTAAATATGACTGAAAAGGATGGTCAATTTGTTGTAGCTTCAAAAAATGATGTAAAGCAAGCAATGAATGTTAATAATGAGAAAGATAATTTGAACCACATGGATATTTCTGAAAAAGTGCCAATGTCTGAAAAGGAATTAAACAATATTTTAAAAGATAAGGGCATTTTAAAAAATAAAGGTAAGGCGTTTTTAAAAGCACAAGATAAATATGAAGTGAACGTGCTATATTTAGTGAGTCATGCGCTTGTAGAAACTGGTAATGGCCAGTCAGATTTAGCTAAAGGTATTAAAGATGATGGAGAGCACTACTATAACTTTTATGGCATAGGCGCATTTGATGAAGATGCTGTTCATACTGGTAGTAGTTTTGCAAAGAAACAGAAGTGGACCTCACCAGAAAAGGCAATTATGGGTGGTGCTAAATTTGTAAGAAATAATTATTTTGAAAATAAGCAACTTTCGTTATATCAAATGCGTTGGAATCCAGAATCCCCAGGAGAACATCAATATGCTAGTGATATTGAATGGGATGAAAACATCGCAACCTTTATGCAACGTTACTATGATGATTTAGGTATAAAAAAAGATCATGTAAAAAAAGATTACTATTTATAA
- a CDS encoding DUF1641 domain-containing protein — MAERITNIKRMQKSEEELKQDSLAEVTDAIVANKDSILKAINIISTLDDAKLLDALSGAVKSRGVIANKFAVELNKEQYTGLISNMASLVFLLGDLDVNDLSTMLNKVNKGLSVANKANPNQKTSITGLMGILKDDEMNRSLTYMLNMLRGMSRE, encoded by the coding sequence ATGGCTGAAAGAATAACTAATATTAAACGTATGCAAAAGTCCGAAGAAGAACTGAAACAAGATAGTTTGGCGGAAGTTACAGATGCAATTGTTGCCAATAAAGATAGTATCTTAAAAGCAATTAATATTATCAGTACATTAGATGATGCTAAATTATTAGATGCATTATCCGGTGCAGTGAAAAGCAGAGGCGTCATTGCTAACAAGTTTGCAGTTGAACTCAACAAAGAACAGTATACAGGGTTAATTTCAAATATGGCTTCACTTGTGTTCTTACTTGGTGACTTAGATGTAAATGATTTATCTACAATGCTTAATAAGGTAAATAAAGGTTTGAGTGTTGCTAATAAAGCAAACCCTAATCAAAAGACATCTATTACTGGTTTAATGGGTATATTGAAAGATGATGAAATGAATCGTAGTTTAACCTACATGCTGAACATGCTAAGAGGCATGTCTAGAGAATAG
- a CDS encoding multidrug efflux SMR transporter: protein MAWFILFIAGLLEVIGVVILNEIARTKKKWLVILLAVAFVCSFSTLKVAMNDIPMGTAYAIWSGIGTGGGTLVGMLIYNESKSIKRIFFIGLIILSIVGLKLVN from the coding sequence ATGGCTTGGTTTATATTATTTATCGCAGGACTATTAGAAGTCATCGGCGTTGTTATTTTAAATGAAATTGCACGAACTAAAAAGAAATGGTTAGTCATACTCTTAGCTGTCGCTTTTGTCTGTAGTTTTAGCACACTTAAAGTAGCAATGAACGATATACCAATGGGAACTGCTTACGCCATTTGGAGTGGAATTGGTACTGGAGGCGGCACTTTAGTTGGTATGCTCATCTATAATGAATCTAAAAGTATAAAGCGCATTTTCTTTATTGGTCTCATTATCTTATCCATTGTTGGATTAAAATTAGTAAACTAA
- a CDS encoding multidrug efflux SMR transporter, giving the protein MQWFKVILAGLIEILWVTGLNAADSLLSWASTIIVIIISFFLVISACKYLPVGTVYAVFVGIGAVGTVAVDMIFLGDPFNFLKVGLIILLVVGIIGLKLSTEEAES; this is encoded by the coding sequence ATGCAGTGGTTTAAAGTTATTTTAGCCGGACTAATTGAAATATTGTGGGTAACAGGACTAAATGCTGCTGATTCTTTACTTAGTTGGGCTAGTACAATCATCGTGATTATAATTAGTTTCTTCCTAGTTATTTCCGCTTGTAAATACCTTCCAGTTGGGACAGTTTATGCTGTCTTTGTTGGTATTGGCGCAGTTGGAACTGTAGCAGTAGATATGATCTTTTTGGGTGACCCATTTAACTTTTTAAAAGTCGGCTTAATCATTTTATTAGTTGTTGGTATTATTGGATTAAAATTATCAACAGAGGAGGCTGAAAGCTGA
- a CDS encoding NAD/NADP-dependent octopine/nopaline dehydrogenase family protein, with protein sequence MKIAIVGSGNGAVTAALDMINKGHEVKLYCRNQSINKFDKALEQGGFTFNNEGEENFVAFTDISDDMEYVISDAEVIQVIIPSSFIEHYAHTMAPFVKKDQLIFFNIAAAMGSIRFMNVLEDMHIDVMPHFAEVNTLTYGTRVNFEEARVDLSLNVRKVHFSTYDKDYLSDCFDKIERLYPYIVKEESLWKTNLENGNPEVHPGPTLLNVGRIDYSDEFALYEEGITKHTVRLLHAVELERLTLGRKLGFELSSAKEARIERGYLERQDEDEPLNRLFNTSPVFSQIKGPNHVKNRYLTEDIAYGLVLWSSLGREIDVPTPNIDAIIVIASTILERDFFEEGLTIDELGKDKLGLD encoded by the coding sequence ATGAAAATTGCTATCGTAGGCTCAGGGAATGGAGCGGTAACAGCAGCATTAGATATGATTAATAAGGGACATGAAGTGAAGTTATATTGTCGAAATCAATCTATTAATAAATTTGATAAAGCATTGGAACAAGGTGGATTTACTTTTAACAATGAAGGTGAAGAAAACTTTGTAGCATTTACAGACATTAGTGATGACATGGAATATGTAATTAGTGATGCAGAAGTCATTCAAGTCATTATACCATCATCATTTATTGAACATTATGCACATACTATGGCTCCTTTTGTGAAAAAAGACCAACTGATTTTCTTCAATATTGCAGCAGCTATGGGTTCAATAAGATTTATGAATGTTTTAGAGGATATGCACATAGATGTTATGCCTCATTTTGCGGAAGTCAATACACTAACATACGGTACTCGAGTGAATTTTGAAGAGGCACGTGTAGATTTATCATTGAATGTAAGAAAAGTACATTTTTCAACTTATGATAAAGATTATTTAAGTGATTGTTTCGATAAAATTGAAAGACTATATCCATATATTGTAAAAGAAGAAAGTTTATGGAAAACTAATTTAGAAAATGGTAATCCTGAAGTTCATCCAGGTCCAACATTATTAAATGTGGGTCGCATCGATTATTCAGATGAATTTGCGTTATATGAAGAAGGCATTACTAAGCACACAGTTAGGTTACTACATGCGGTTGAATTAGAACGTCTAACATTAGGTCGTAAATTAGGATTTGAGTTATCTTCGGCAAAGGAAGCACGTATTGAACGTGGTTATTTAGAAAGACAAGATGAAGATGAGCCATTAAATAGATTGTTTAATACAAGTCCAGTATTTTCACAAATTAAGGGACCAAATCATGTCAAAAATCGTTATTTAACAGAAGACATTGCCTATGGCCTCGTATTGTGGTCTAGTCTTGGACGTGAGATTGACGTTCCAACACCTAATATTGATGCAATCATAGTAATTGCTTCAACTATTTTAGAGCGCGATTTCTTTGAAGAAGGACTGACGATAGACGAATTAGGGAAAGATAAGTTAGGGCTTGATTAA
- a CDS encoding FAD-dependent monooxygenase — MKIAIVGAGIGGLTAAALLKEQGHEIKVFEKNSEIAEVGAGIGIGGNVIDKLGKHDLAKGIKNIGQIIDIMEVLDDKGNVLNKAKLKKNTVNLTMTRQGLLDVIKSYVPDSIIFTNHKVTHVDSGALKVELHFSEQQSEAFDLCIGADGIHSHVRNTVVTNSKTLYQGYTVFRGLVEDVNIKPDNVAKEYWSSKGRVGIVPLLNNKAYWFISINAKAKDATLKSYGKPHLQARFNHFPNEVRQILDKQSETEILLHDMYDLQPLKAFVYQRVILLGDAAHATTPNMGQGAGQAMEDAIVLANCLESYPFEEALQRYDKLRVKHTKKVIKKSRKIGKVAQLSNRILIALRNKIAKLTPNQLVSRETKFLYKSKSK, encoded by the coding sequence ATGAAAATAGCTATAGTTGGAGCAGGCATTGGTGGTTTAACCGCAGCAGCTTTATTAAAGGAGCAAGGACATGAAATAAAGGTGTTTGAGAAAAATAGTGAAATAGCTGAAGTTGGAGCAGGTATAGGTATCGGCGGCAATGTCATTGATAAATTAGGCAAACATGATTTAGCTAAAGGTATTAAAAATATTGGGCAAATTATAGATATAATGGAAGTATTGGACGACAAAGGAAATGTGTTAAATAAAGCAAAACTTAAAAAGAATACTGTGAATTTAACTATGACAAGACAAGGGTTATTAGATGTTATTAAATCGTATGTACCAGACTCTATCATATTTACAAATCATAAAGTAACACACGTGGATAGTGGCGCCTTGAAAGTTGAATTACATTTCTCAGAACAACAATCAGAAGCATTTGATTTATGTATTGGTGCAGATGGTATACACTCTCATGTTCGTAATACAGTAGTGACTAATAGTAAAACATTGTATCAAGGCTATACAGTATTTAGAGGCTTAGTAGAGGATGTAAATATTAAACCAGACAACGTTGCCAAAGAATATTGGTCATCTAAAGGAAGAGTGGGAATTGTCCCGCTATTGAATAATAAAGCATATTGGTTTATTTCAATTAATGCTAAAGCAAAAGATGCTACGTTAAAATCTTATGGTAAGCCTCACTTACAAGCTAGATTTAATCATTTTCCCAATGAAGTTAGGCAGATTTTAGACAAACAAAGTGAAACGGAAATCTTATTACACGATATGTATGATTTACAACCATTGAAAGCATTCGTATATCAACGCGTAATACTCTTAGGCGACGCAGCACATGCAACTACCCCAAACATGGGACAAGGTGCAGGACAAGCTATGGAAGATGCCATTGTACTTGCAAATTGTTTGGAGTCGTATCCATTTGAAGAAGCACTTCAAAGATATGATAAGTTACGCGTTAAACATACAAAGAAAGTAATCAAAAAGTCTAGAAAAATAGGTAAAGTGGCACAACTAAGTAATAGAATATTGATTGCTTTAAGAAATAAAATTGCTAAGTTAACACCAAATCAATTGGTATCTAGAGAAACAAAATTTTTATACAAATCAAAGAGCAAATAA
- a CDS encoding DUF4870 domain-containing protein, translated as MTTHLDEQVSNTYGNQEPDADARLMATLIYVLSFFTSLIAPLIIWLIKRDESPFVDRAGKNYLNFLLSYLIWITVATIAIFIIIGIIILPILVLLNFIFTIVAAVKAYNGEDYLPPLSIRFFK; from the coding sequence ATGACAACACATTTAGACGAACAGGTTTCAAACACATATGGGAATCAAGAGCCAGATGCGGATGCTAGATTAATGGCAACACTTATCTATGTATTAAGTTTCTTTACATCTTTAATTGCACCATTAATTATTTGGCTAATTAAACGGGATGAATCACCGTTTGTAGATAGAGCTGGCAAGAATTACTTGAACTTTTTACTTTCTTACTTAATTTGGATAACGGTTGCTACAATCGCTATATTTATTATTATAGGAATTATCATTCTTCCTATACTTGTACTTTTAAATTTCATTTTCACAATTGTAGCAGCTGTAAAAGCATATAATGGTGAAGATTATTTACCACCCTTATCCATTAGATTCTTCAAATAA
- a CDS encoding 2-hydroxyacid dehydrogenase family protein — protein MVKVYIAGPIPEVGLNLLKDQGFEVDMYEGKGIIDKETLKEGIKDADALISLLSTNVDKDVIDAASNLKIIANYGAGFNNIDGDYARQRNIDVTNTPKASTNSTAELTFGLVLSAARRIVEGDKLCRTTGFDGWAPLFFRGREVSGKTIGIIGLGEIGCAVAKRAKAFDMNVLYTGPNQKVDREREIGAKYVDLETLLKNADFVTINAAYNPNMHHQIDTEQFEMMKPTSYLINASRGPIVHEQALVQALKDKEIEGAALDVFEFEPEINDELKKLDNVVLTPHIGNATFESRDMMSKIVANDTVSKLTNNKPKYVVN, from the coding sequence ATGGTAAAAGTTTATATAGCAGGTCCAATTCCAGAGGTAGGACTCAACTTATTAAAAGATCAAGGTTTTGAAGTTGATATGTATGAGGGCAAAGGCATTATTGATAAAGAAACACTAAAAGAAGGTATAAAAGATGCCGATGCATTAATTAGCCTACTTTCAACAAATGTAGATAAAGATGTGATTGATGCAGCAAGTAATTTAAAAATAATTGCGAATTATGGTGCAGGTTTTAATAATATAGATGGCGATTATGCACGTCAACGCAATATAGATGTAACTAATACACCTAAAGCATCAACTAACTCAACAGCCGAATTAACATTTGGCCTTGTACTCTCAGCTGCAAGACGTATTGTAGAAGGAGATAAATTATGCCGTACAACTGGTTTTGATGGATGGGCGCCATTATTTTTCCGTGGTAGAGAAGTTTCTGGTAAGACTATTGGTATAATCGGTCTTGGAGAAATAGGTTGTGCAGTGGCAAAACGTGCCAAAGCATTTGATATGAATGTACTTTATACAGGCCCTAATCAAAAAGTTGATAGAGAACGAGAAATAGGCGCCAAATATGTAGATTTAGAAACATTATTAAAAAATGCAGATTTTGTAACAATAAATGCTGCATATAATCCAAACATGCACCACCAGATTGACACTGAGCAATTCGAAATGATGAAACCAACAAGTTACCTTATTAATGCATCAAGAGGGCCTATTGTCCATGAACAAGCCTTAGTACAAGCTTTAAAAGATAAAGAAATTGAAGGCGCAGCATTAGACGTTTTTGAATTCGAACCAGAGATCAATGATGAACTTAAAAAATTGGACAATGTTGTACTAACACCACATATTGGTAATGCAACATTTGAATCTCGAGATATGATGTCTAAGATTGTTGCAAATGATACAGTTAGTAAATTGACTAACAATAAACCTAAATACGTAGTTAATTAA